A genomic stretch from Macaca nemestrina isolate mMacNem1 chromosome 16, mMacNem.hap1, whole genome shotgun sequence includes:
- the LOC105485319 gene encoding DNA ligase 4 isoform X1: MAASPTSQTVASHVPFADLCSTLERIQKSRGRAEKIRHFREFLDSWRKFHDALHKNQKDVTDSFYPAMRLILPQLERERMAYGIKETMLAKLYIELLNLPRDGKDALKLLNYRTPTGTHGDAGDFALIAYFVLKPRCLQKGSLTIQQVNDLLDSVASNNSAKRKDLIKKSLLQLITQSSALEQKWLIRMIIKDLKLGVSQQTIFSVFHNDAVELHNVTTDLEKVCRQLHDPSVGLSDISITLFSAFKPMLAAIADIEHIEKDMKHQSFYIETKLDGERMQMHKDGDVYKYFSRNGYNYTDQFGASPTEGSLTPFIHNAFKTDIQICILDGEMMAYNPNTQTFMQKGIKFDIKRMVEDSDLQTCYCVFDVLMVNNKKLGHETLRKRYEILSSIFTPIPGRIEVVQKTQAHTKNEVIDALNEAIDKREEGIMIKQPLSIYKPDKRGEGWLKIKPEYVTGLMDELDILIVGGYWGKGSRGGMMSHFLCAVAEKPPPGEKPSVFHTLSRVGSGCTMKELYDLGLKLAKYWKPFHKKAPPSSILCGTEKPEVYIEPCNSVIVQIKAAEIVPSDMYKTGCTLRFPRIEKIREDKEWHECMTLDDLEQLRGKASGKLASKHLYVGGDDGPQEKKRKAAPKMKKVIGIIEHLKAPNLTNVNKISNIFEDVEFCVMSGTDSQPKPDLENRIAELGGYIVQNPGPDTYCVIAGSKNIRVKNIILSNKHDVVKPAWLLECFKTKSFVPWQPRFMIHMCPSTKEHFAREYDCYGDSYFVDTDLNQLKEVFSGIKNSYEQTSEEMASLIADLEYRYSWDCSPLSMFRRHTVYLDLYVVINDLSTKTEGTRLAIKALELRFHGAKVVSCLAEGVSHVIIGEDHSRVADFKAFRRTFKRKFKILKESWVTDSIDRCELQEENQYLI; this comes from the coding sequence ATGGCTGCCTCACCAACTTCACAAACTGTTGCATCTCACGTTCCTTTTGCAGATTTGTGTTCAACTTTAGAACGAATACAGAAAAGTAGAGGACGTGCAGAAAAAATCAGACACTTCAGGGAATTTTTAGATTCTTGGAGAAAATTTCATGATGctcttcataagaaccaaaaagaTGTCACAGACTCTTTTTATCCAGCAATGAGACTAATTCTTCCTCagctagaaagagagagaatggccTATGGAATTAAAGAAACTATGCTTGCTAAGCTTTATATTGAGTTGCTTAATTTACCTAGAGATGGAAAAGATGCCCTCAAACTTTTAAACTACAGAACACCCACTGGAACTCATGGAGATGCTGGAGACTTTGCATTGATTGCATATTTTGTGTTGAAGCCAAGATGTTTACAGAAAGGAAGTTTAACTATACAGCAAGTAAACGACCTTTTAGACTCAGTTGCCAGCAATAATTCTGCTAAAAGAAAAGACCTGATAAAAAAGAGCCTACTTCAACTTATAACTCAGAGTTCAGCACTTGAGCAAAAGTGGCTTATACGGATGATCATAAAGGATTTAAAGCTTGGTGTTAGTCAGCAAactatcttttctgtttttcataatgatGCTGTTGAGTTGCATAATGTCACTACAGATCTGGAAAAAGTCTGTAGGCAACTGCATGATCCTTCTGTAGGACTCAGTGATATTTCTATCACtttattttctgcctttaaaCCAATGCTAGCTGCTATTGCAGATATTGAGCACATTGAGAAGGATATGAAACATCAGAGTTTCTACATAGAAACCAAGCTAGATGGTGAACGTATGCAAATGCACAAAGATGGAGATGTATATAAATACTTCTCCCGAAATGGATATAACTATACTGATCAGTTTGGTGCTTCTCCTACTGAAGGTTCTCTTACCCCATTCATTCATAATGCATTCAAAACAGATATACAAATCTGTATTCTTGATGGTGAGATGATGGCCTATAATCCTAATACACAAACTTTCATGCAAAAGGGAATTAAGTTTGATATTAAAAGAATGGTAGAAGATTCTGATCTGCAAACTTGTTATTGTGTTTTTGATGTATTGATGGTTAATAATAAAAAACTAGGGCATGAGACTCTGAGAAAGAGGTATGAAATTCTTAGTAGTATTTTTACACCAATTCCAGGTAGAATAGAAGTAGTGCAGAAAACACAAGCTCATACTAAGAATGAAGTAATTGATGCACTGAATGAAGCAATAGATAAAAGAGAAGAGggaatcatgataaaacaacCTCTATCCATCTACAAGCCAGACAAAAGAGGTGAAGGGTGGTTAAAGATTAAACCAGAGTATGTCACTGGACTAATGGATGAATTGGACATTTTAATTGTTGGAGGATATTGGGGTAAAGGATCACGGGGTGGAATGATGTCTCATTTTTTGTGTGCAGTAGCAGAGAAGCCCCCTCCTGGTGAGAAGCCATCTGTGTTTCATACTCTCTCTCGTGTTGGCTCTGGCTGCACCATGAAAGAACTGTATGATCTGGGTTTGAAATTGGCCAAGTATTGGAAGCCTTTTCATAAAAAAGCTCCACCAAGTAGCATTTTATGTGGAACAGAGAAGCCAGAAGTGTACATTGAACCTTGTAATTCTGTCATTGTTCAGATTAAGGCAGCAGAGATCGTACCCAGTGATATGTATAAAACTGGCTGCACCTTGCGTTTTCCACGAATTGAGAAGATAAGAGAAGACAAAGAGTGGCATGAGTGCATGACCCTGGACGACCTAGAACAACTTAGGGGGAAAGCATCTGGTAAGCTCGCATCTAAACACCTTTATGTAGGTGGTGATGATGGACCACAAGAAAAAAAGCGAAAAGCTGCTCCAAAGATGAAGAAAGTTATTGGaattattgagcacttaaaagCACCTAACCTTACTAACGTTAACAAAATTTCTAATATATTTGAAGATGTGGAGTTTTGTGTTATGAGTGGAACAGATAGCCAGCCAAAGCCTGACCTGGAGAACAGAATTGCAGAACTTGGTGGTTATATAGTGCAAAATCCAGGCCCAGACACATACTGTGTAATTGCAGGGTCTAAGAACATCAGAgtgaaaaacataattttgtcAAATAAACATGATGTTGTCAAGCCTGCATGGCTTTTAGAATGTTTTAAGACCAAAAGCTTTGTGCCATGGCAGCCTCGCTTTATGATTCATATGTGCCCATCAACCAAAGAACATTTTGCCCGTGAATATGATTGCTATGGTGATAGTTATTTCGTTGATACAGACTTGAACCAACTGAAGGAAGTATTCTCAGGAATTAAAAATTCTTACGAGCAGACTTCTGAAGAAATGGCTTCTTTGATTGCTGATTTAGAATATCGATATTCCTGGGATTGCTCTCCTCTCAGTATGTTTCGACGCCACACCGTTTATTTGGACTTGTATGTTGTTATTAATGACCTGAGTACCAAAACTGAGGGGACAAGGTTAGCTATTAAAGCCTTGGAGCTTCGGTTTCATGGAGCAAAGGTAGTTTCTTGTTTAGCTGAGGGAGTATCTCATGTAATCATTGGGGAAGATCATAGTCGTGTTGCAGATTTTAAAGCTTTTAGAAGAACTTTTAAGAGAAAGtttaaaatcctaaaagaaaGTTGGGTAACTGATTCAATAGATAGGTGTGAATTACAAGAAGAAAACCAGTATTTGATTTAA
- the LOC105485319 gene encoding DNA ligase 4 isoform X2, which produces MAIPQETIQISFYSWDSLVHRGNGACRRPDLCSTLERIQKSRGRAEKIRHFREFLDSWRKFHDALHKNQKDVTDSFYPAMRLILPQLERERMAYGIKETMLAKLYIELLNLPRDGKDALKLLNYRTPTGTHGDAGDFALIAYFVLKPRCLQKGSLTIQQVNDLLDSVASNNSAKRKDLIKKSLLQLITQSSALEQKWLIRMIIKDLKLGVSQQTIFSVFHNDAVELHNVTTDLEKVCRQLHDPSVGLSDISITLFSAFKPMLAAIADIEHIEKDMKHQSFYIETKLDGERMQMHKDGDVYKYFSRNGYNYTDQFGASPTEGSLTPFIHNAFKTDIQICILDGEMMAYNPNTQTFMQKGIKFDIKRMVEDSDLQTCYCVFDVLMVNNKKLGHETLRKRYEILSSIFTPIPGRIEVVQKTQAHTKNEVIDALNEAIDKREEGIMIKQPLSIYKPDKRGEGWLKIKPEYVTGLMDELDILIVGGYWGKGSRGGMMSHFLCAVAEKPPPGEKPSVFHTLSRVGSGCTMKELYDLGLKLAKYWKPFHKKAPPSSILCGTEKPEVYIEPCNSVIVQIKAAEIVPSDMYKTGCTLRFPRIEKIREDKEWHECMTLDDLEQLRGKASGKLASKHLYVGGDDGPQEKKRKAAPKMKKVIGIIEHLKAPNLTNVNKISNIFEDVEFCVMSGTDSQPKPDLENRIAELGGYIVQNPGPDTYCVIAGSKNIRVKNIILSNKHDVVKPAWLLECFKTKSFVPWQPRFMIHMCPSTKEHFAREYDCYGDSYFVDTDLNQLKEVFSGIKNSYEQTSEEMASLIADLEYRYSWDCSPLSMFRRHTVYLDLYVVINDLSTKTEGTRLAIKALELRFHGAKVVSCLAEGVSHVIIGEDHSRVADFKAFRRTFKRKFKILKESWVTDSIDRCELQEENQYLI; this is translated from the coding sequence ATTTGTGTTCAACTTTAGAACGAATACAGAAAAGTAGAGGACGTGCAGAAAAAATCAGACACTTCAGGGAATTTTTAGATTCTTGGAGAAAATTTCATGATGctcttcataagaaccaaaaagaTGTCACAGACTCTTTTTATCCAGCAATGAGACTAATTCTTCCTCagctagaaagagagagaatggccTATGGAATTAAAGAAACTATGCTTGCTAAGCTTTATATTGAGTTGCTTAATTTACCTAGAGATGGAAAAGATGCCCTCAAACTTTTAAACTACAGAACACCCACTGGAACTCATGGAGATGCTGGAGACTTTGCATTGATTGCATATTTTGTGTTGAAGCCAAGATGTTTACAGAAAGGAAGTTTAACTATACAGCAAGTAAACGACCTTTTAGACTCAGTTGCCAGCAATAATTCTGCTAAAAGAAAAGACCTGATAAAAAAGAGCCTACTTCAACTTATAACTCAGAGTTCAGCACTTGAGCAAAAGTGGCTTATACGGATGATCATAAAGGATTTAAAGCTTGGTGTTAGTCAGCAAactatcttttctgtttttcataatgatGCTGTTGAGTTGCATAATGTCACTACAGATCTGGAAAAAGTCTGTAGGCAACTGCATGATCCTTCTGTAGGACTCAGTGATATTTCTATCACtttattttctgcctttaaaCCAATGCTAGCTGCTATTGCAGATATTGAGCACATTGAGAAGGATATGAAACATCAGAGTTTCTACATAGAAACCAAGCTAGATGGTGAACGTATGCAAATGCACAAAGATGGAGATGTATATAAATACTTCTCCCGAAATGGATATAACTATACTGATCAGTTTGGTGCTTCTCCTACTGAAGGTTCTCTTACCCCATTCATTCATAATGCATTCAAAACAGATATACAAATCTGTATTCTTGATGGTGAGATGATGGCCTATAATCCTAATACACAAACTTTCATGCAAAAGGGAATTAAGTTTGATATTAAAAGAATGGTAGAAGATTCTGATCTGCAAACTTGTTATTGTGTTTTTGATGTATTGATGGTTAATAATAAAAAACTAGGGCATGAGACTCTGAGAAAGAGGTATGAAATTCTTAGTAGTATTTTTACACCAATTCCAGGTAGAATAGAAGTAGTGCAGAAAACACAAGCTCATACTAAGAATGAAGTAATTGATGCACTGAATGAAGCAATAGATAAAAGAGAAGAGggaatcatgataaaacaacCTCTATCCATCTACAAGCCAGACAAAAGAGGTGAAGGGTGGTTAAAGATTAAACCAGAGTATGTCACTGGACTAATGGATGAATTGGACATTTTAATTGTTGGAGGATATTGGGGTAAAGGATCACGGGGTGGAATGATGTCTCATTTTTTGTGTGCAGTAGCAGAGAAGCCCCCTCCTGGTGAGAAGCCATCTGTGTTTCATACTCTCTCTCGTGTTGGCTCTGGCTGCACCATGAAAGAACTGTATGATCTGGGTTTGAAATTGGCCAAGTATTGGAAGCCTTTTCATAAAAAAGCTCCACCAAGTAGCATTTTATGTGGAACAGAGAAGCCAGAAGTGTACATTGAACCTTGTAATTCTGTCATTGTTCAGATTAAGGCAGCAGAGATCGTACCCAGTGATATGTATAAAACTGGCTGCACCTTGCGTTTTCCACGAATTGAGAAGATAAGAGAAGACAAAGAGTGGCATGAGTGCATGACCCTGGACGACCTAGAACAACTTAGGGGGAAAGCATCTGGTAAGCTCGCATCTAAACACCTTTATGTAGGTGGTGATGATGGACCACAAGAAAAAAAGCGAAAAGCTGCTCCAAAGATGAAGAAAGTTATTGGaattattgagcacttaaaagCACCTAACCTTACTAACGTTAACAAAATTTCTAATATATTTGAAGATGTGGAGTTTTGTGTTATGAGTGGAACAGATAGCCAGCCAAAGCCTGACCTGGAGAACAGAATTGCAGAACTTGGTGGTTATATAGTGCAAAATCCAGGCCCAGACACATACTGTGTAATTGCAGGGTCTAAGAACATCAGAgtgaaaaacataattttgtcAAATAAACATGATGTTGTCAAGCCTGCATGGCTTTTAGAATGTTTTAAGACCAAAAGCTTTGTGCCATGGCAGCCTCGCTTTATGATTCATATGTGCCCATCAACCAAAGAACATTTTGCCCGTGAATATGATTGCTATGGTGATAGTTATTTCGTTGATACAGACTTGAACCAACTGAAGGAAGTATTCTCAGGAATTAAAAATTCTTACGAGCAGACTTCTGAAGAAATGGCTTCTTTGATTGCTGATTTAGAATATCGATATTCCTGGGATTGCTCTCCTCTCAGTATGTTTCGACGCCACACCGTTTATTTGGACTTGTATGTTGTTATTAATGACCTGAGTACCAAAACTGAGGGGACAAGGTTAGCTATTAAAGCCTTGGAGCTTCGGTTTCATGGAGCAAAGGTAGTTTCTTGTTTAGCTGAGGGAGTATCTCATGTAATCATTGGGGAAGATCATAGTCGTGTTGCAGATTTTAAAGCTTTTAGAAGAACTTTTAAGAGAAAGtttaaaatcctaaaagaaaGTTGGGTAACTGATTCAATAGATAGGTGTGAATTACAAGAAGAAAACCAGTATTTGATTTAA